A genome region from Euphorbia lathyris chromosome 4, ddEupLath1.1, whole genome shotgun sequence includes the following:
- the LOC136225580 gene encoding benzyl alcohol O-benzoyltransferase-like, whose protein sequence is MLETKSPTSLNFKVQRCSPELVTPAKPTPYEFKPLSNLENLECFRIHIPGLGFYPHNPSKNGVDPVEVIRKAIAQTLVFYYPFAGRLRENPSGKLVVECTGEGVLFTEAYADVTLEQFGYPLAPPFPYLDQLLFDVPGSSEIFNSPLVLVQVTRLKCGGFIFALRCNHTISDASGVVQFMSAIGEMARGATSPSVLPIWERHILNSTTDPQKLTYPLPESGTNISGDRSNDLKFPLEQDLCYRTFFLGPTEISALRRRVPPHLHHCSSFEIVITSVWKCRVVAFQSHPMEETSLIWSVDLRSKFKLPPGYYGNAIVIQMTKSTAKEIIKNPLSYTLQLVRNARDKEIKLEGYAQSLTTMKVNMMSYIVSDWRYTGFEKVDFGWGKAVYGGPDHCGPISGSHMPYKSKNGENGIMLPLCLPKEVMERFENELNNMLKDQSFGRNDDVVQSKL, encoded by the exons ATGTTAGAGACTAAATCTCCGACGTCCCTAAACTTCAAAGTTCAGAGGTGTTCACCGGAACTGGTGACTCCGGCGAAGCCTACCCCTTATGAATTCAAGCCATTATCCAATCTAGAGAACTTAGAATGTTTTAGAATTCATATTCCTGGCTTAGGATTTTATCCTCACAATCCCTCTAAGAATGGTGTAGATCCTGTTGAGGTTATAAGAAAGGCAATTGCTCAAACACTTGTTTTTTACTATCCGTTTGCCGGTCGGCTTAGAGAAAATCCGTCGGGAAAACTTGTTGTCGAATGTACCGGCGAAGGTGTTTTATTTACTGAGGCATATGCGGATGTTACTCTTGAACAATTCGGTTATCCACTTGCACCTCCGTTTCCATACTTGGATCAATTGCTTTTTGATGTTCCCGGCTCTAGTGAGATTTTTAACTCGCCTCTCGTGCTTGTTCAG GTAACACGACTAAAGTGTGGAGGTTTTATTTTTGCTCTCCGTTGCAATCACACTATAAGTGACGCTTCTGGTGTAGTTCAGTTTATGTCTGCAATCGGAGAAATGGCAAGAGGAGCAACTTCCCCATCCGTTCTTCCAATATGGGAAAGACATATCCTTAACTCCACCACTGATCCACAAAAACTCACATACCCTCTTCCTGAATCAGGTACGAATATCTCTGGTGACCGTAGTAACGATCTTAAATTTCCACTTGAACAAGACCTTTGTTATCGAACTTTCTTCTTGGGGCCAACTGAAATCTCAGCATTACGGAGACGTGTCCCTCCCCACCTTCACCATTGTTCTTCTTTTGAAATAGTAATTACATCAGTTTGGAAGTGTCGTGTTGTTGCATTTCAATCACATCCTATGGAAGAGACAAGTTTGATTTGGTCGGTTGATTTGCGTAGCAAATTTAAACTACCACCTGGTTATTATGGAAATGCAATTGTCATTCAAATGACAAAGTCAACTGCAaaggaaataataaaaaatccaTTAAGTTATACATTACAATTGGTACGAAATGCTAGGGACAAGGAAATCAAACTTGAAGGTTATGCCCAATCTCTAACAACTATGAAAGTCAACATGATGAGCTACATTGTGTCAGATTGGAGATATACAGGATTTGAAAAGGTGGATTTCGGATGGGGTAAAGCTGTATATGGTGGACCTGATCACTGCGGGCCAATATCTGGGAGCCATATgccatataaaagtaaaaatggAGAAAATGGGATAATGTTGCCATTATGCTTGCCGAAAGAAGTAATGGAAAGATTTGAGAAtgaactaaacaatatgttGAAAGACCAATCATTTGGTAGAAATGATGATGTTGTTCAATCCAAGCTTTAA